The DNA sequence GCCGGTGTGTGTCGGGGCGATCCGGCATTCCAGAGTGCGCAGTGCGGGCGCGATGTCGAAATGGGTGTCCGCCAGTGCGTCCACCACTCGGTCGGAGAGGTCCTGCATCCACGCCTGCAGCGCGTCCGTGCCGTGGACCTGATACCGCGGTTCGCCGTCGAGGCGCCGGATCGTCTCCGCCACCCCCGCGCCGGGATACAGCCGCTCGGCGACGGTCTCCTGTTCGGACACAATGGCGTTGAGGTGTTCGAGGCCCCACTCATAGGTCTCGTCGAGGTCGACGGCGGTGCCGAGGAAGGATCGAGACATCAGGCGGTACGCGTCGCGGCCGAAGGCGTCGCGCTCGCGGGCACGCGGCGCGATGTCCTCGCCCAGAACGCGGCCGAGCTCGTGGTAGGCCGCCGCCGCGGCCGCCGCGTGCCGGTCGAGGTCGGCTTGCAGCGCCGGAACGTCGGGTACGGCGCCGGCGACCATGTCGACGAACAGCTCGGCGATCTGCCCGGCCTGCTCGATACCGCGCTGCACCTGACGGATCGCCGGTGGACGACCCTCGGCCACCGTGGTCCGCAGCGCCTCGGCGTAGCCGGGCACCCGGTCCGGCAGCGTCGACAGGCGCCGGTCGATCACCGCCCAGTCGTCGACGGTGTCGGTGGCCATCAGGTCGAACACGTCGCGCATGGTCTGCAGCGGCGAGGCGATCACGTTGAGCTCGCCGATGTCGAGGCCGGCGTCGTGGATCTCGATCTGCACCCCGAGCCGTTCGCGCATCGCGGCGACCGTCACCGCGTCGGTCTCGTCCACCGCGACGACGGCGCCGAGCTCCTTGAGCGCCGAGCGCGCGGCCTCGGCACGCGCGGCCACGGCGTCGGGGGAGTAGTCGGTGATGTCCTCGTCGTAGTTGCGGTCACCGCCGGAGATGCCGAGTTCGGTTGCCGCACAGGGGTCGAGTTCGGCGAGTGTGTCCAAGTAGCGTTCGGCGACCGCATCGACCGCCGTCGGTTGCCTAACCAAGGTCGTCGGTGGCGAACGTGTCGCACTTCGTCGGATCGCCGGTCTGATAGCCGACCGTGAACCACTTCTGCCGCTGCTCGGACGAACCGTGCGTCCACGACTCCGGGTTGACCCGGCCGGTGGCGGCCTCCTGGATCCGGTCGTCGCCGACCGCCGACGCGGCCGACAGCGCGTCGGCGATGTCCTTGTCCGTCAACGGTTCGAGGAACGGCACCCCGGTGCTCTCCTGTTTCGTGACCGCGGCGTAGTGCGCCCACACACCCGCGTAGCAGTCGGCCTGCAGTTCGGTGCGGACGCCGCCGCCGGTCGCGCCCTCCGGATCCTGTTGCGCCCGGGCCAGTGTGCCCTGCAGGTCCTGCACATGGTGGCCGAACTCGTGGGCCACCACGTACTCCTGCGCGAACGGCCCTCCGCTGGAACCGAATTGATCCCTCAGGACGTCGAAGAAGTCGGTGTCGAAGTACGCGGTCTGATCGGCGGGGCAGTAGAACGGGCCCACTTCGCTGGTGGCCGGCCCGCACCCGGTGTTCACGCTCCCGCGGAAGATCTCCACCTGCGGCCGGGTGTAGTCGGGTTTGAGCTGCGACCACACCGTGTCGAGGGAGTTGCCGGTGGCCACCACCCGGCACTGCACGAATTCGTTCGCGTCGGCGCCGGTCTTGCACTGGCTCAGGTCGAAACCCGGCGTCTCGACGCCTTCGGTGCCGATCTGCTGTTGCTGCGGCAGCACGGTGCCCGGGTCGACGCCGAGGAACAGCGCGATGACCACGATCAGCAGACCACCGACACCGCCACCGACGGCGATGCCGCGCCCGCCCCCGCGGCCCCCGCCGCTGCTCGAAGTCGTGCTGGTGTCGATCTGCATGCCCTCGTTGAAGGTCATCGCACACTCCATCCGCACTCGACGAGGCGCTCGACCCGGCGCCGGTGTTCAGAGTCCCACACTACGATTCGGGTGTGTCCGCCGTCGCCGATGTTCAAACCGTCGCGCACACCACGCTCGGGCGGTTGCGCGGCACCACCGAAGGCGGCGTCGGTGTCTGGCGGGGCGTGCCGTATGCCCGGCAGCCGCTGGGTGACCTGCGGTTCACCGCACCGCAACCCGCCGAATCGTGGAGCGGTGTGCGCGATGCGCTCGAACACGGGCCGATCCCGCCGCAGGGCAGATCGTTCGTCGGGGGCGGCCGCGACGACCCCAAGAACCGGGACGAGGCGTGCCTGACCGTGACCGTCTGGTCGCCGGACACCACCGGGCCCCTGCCGGTGATGGTCTGGATCCCCGGTGGGGCGTTCGTCTACGGGGCCGGTCACTTCCAGCTCTACAACGGTTCGCGGCTGGCGGCCAACGGCAACGTCGTGGTCGTCAACGTCACCTACCGGATCGGGGTGTTCGGCGGACTGGACCTCAGTGCGCTGGGCGACGGGTTCGACGACAACCTCGCACTGCGCGATCAGCTCGCCGCGCTGCGCTGGGTGCGGGAGAACATCGCCGCATTCGGCGGCGACCCCGACCGGGTCACGGTGTTCGGCGAGTCGGCCGGTGCGACCTCGGTGCTGGCGCTGCTGGCCTGCCCCGACGCCGAGGGGCTGTTCGCGCGGGCCATCGCCCAGAGCCCGGCGCTGCCCCTGATCGCCGACCGCGACACCCGTGCGCACCGGGCCAAGCGCTTCCTCCAACTGCTCGGCGCCGACGTCGACCAGGTGAAAACGGCACCGCAGCGGTCCCTTCGCCGTGCGGCGGGCCACCTGCAGCTCGAGAGCGTCGCCGAGACCCCCACGCTGGCCTACGGTCTGACCCACGGGGTCGCCCTGCTGCCGGAGCATCCGATCGCGGCCGCCCGCGCCGGCACCGTGCACCGCGGGCCGCTGATCGTCGGCACCAACAGTCACGAGGCGTCGATGTTCGCGTGGGGGAAACCGCCGATGCTGCCGACCACCTCCGCGGGTGCGGAATCGTGGTTCCGGCGGTGTGCGCCGCAGGCGCGGGAGCGAATCCTGCGCGCCTACCCGGGCCACCCGCGGCGGCAGGCCCTCGTCGCGCTGGGCTCCGATGTCATGTTCGGCGCGCCGACGTGGGCGTTCGCCGAGGCCTACAGTGCACACGCGCCCACCTACGTGTACCGCTTCGACCACACTGCGATGCCGCTGCGGGCGCTTGGTCTCGGCGCCACCCACGGCAGCGAGATCGTGCACATCCACCACAGCTACACGTCGTATCTGGGACGCAAGCTGCATCCGCTGGGCCGGCGCCTGCTGCCGTCGGTGGGGCGGCGGATGCAGCGCACCTGGCTGGATTTCGCGACCCGCGGCTGGGAGCCTGGCCAGTCGTGGCGCGACGACTGGCCGCGCTATGACGCCGTTCGCCGCCGCACCCGGGTGATCCGGTCGATGCGCGACGACTCCGTCGACGATCCCGACGCACAGCGTCGCCAGGCCTGGAGCGGGATCTACTAGCGGCCGAACCGCTCGTCGGTGTAGCGGCGCAGGTTGTGCAGGAAACGCTGGAACAGCCAGCCCATCACCGGCCGGCCGAGCGACATGCCAAGGCGGGCCGCCACGCCGTTGGGTTTCATCGCCATCACCCAGGTGAGATGGCAGCCACCCGGGGTCTCGACCACGCGGTAGTCCTCCGCGAACGCGGCGATGCTGCCGGTCGACGCCTGGTTGAACCGGAAGGCCATGTGGCGGAACGGTTCCCAGGCCAGGAACTCTTCGTCGCCCACGATGCCGCCGCGCATGTGGACGGTGCGGGTGGTGCCGACGCCGCGCGGTTCGGGGCCGGTCCACGTCACCTTGGTGATGACCGTCGCCCAGTGCGGCCACGATTCGGCGTCGGCGAGGACCTCGAACACCTGCTCGGGGGTGATCCCGAGGTCGACGGTGCTGACGAAACGGTACGGCGCGGAGTCGACGAAGGACAGGTCGACGCGCTCGCAGGCGTGCATGGCCATACACCGTAACCGACGGTGTCTACCCGCTAACCCGGGCCTTCGCCGGCCGCGGCCAGAAGCGGCACCACGATGTCGCTGACCGGGGTGGGGATGCCGTAGGCGGCGCCTTTGCGCGCGATCACCCCGTTGCGGATGTCCCACTCCAGGGCCCGGCCGGCCTGCCGGTCGGTGAGCATCGACGTGGTGATGTCGGGCGGGCCCGCGGCCAGCATCCCGATCACCCCGTCGACGATGTCGTCGCCCAGGGACGCCCCGTCGGCCCTCGCGACCGCCAGACATTCGGCGAGGTAGCGACGGCCCAGCGCGGCGATGTCGTCGCGGCGGAACATCCCCGATCGGCGGCCCGTGAGCACCATCAGCCCGACGACGGCGTTGAGGAGGAGCTTGTGCCATGCCGCGGTGACGAAGTCGGGGTCGCAGTCGATCGTCAGGTGCGGGGTGCGCAGCGCCTCGGCGAGCCTGTGGGCGGCATCGGTGTCGGGCAGCACCAACCGGGCGCCGGTGCGGATGCGCACGAACCCCTCGGGGTCGGTCTCCGAGGAGACCCACACCGCCGCGGGCACCACCGTCACGCCGGGGCAGAAGCGTCCCACGCGTTCGACCTGTTCGACGCCGTTCTGCAGGGCGCATACCACGGTGTGCTCGTCGCACAGCCGGCTCAGCCACGGGGCGGCCGCCTCGTTCTGGGTGTCTTTGACGGCCAGCAGGACGATGTCGACGGGTCCGTCGACCACCGCCGGATCGGTGTGCACGGGACCGGGCACCACGATCGGGTCCCGGTCCTCGGGACGGACCTGCAGGGCGGGGCGGGCGGTGCGGCCGCACAGCAGGACCGGCCGGCCGGCCTCGCGGAGCAGGGCCGCCATCGTGGCGCCGATCGCGCCGGGCCCCACGAGAGCGATGCGCGCAGCCATGATCGCGAAATTACCGGCGCAAACCGGGCCTCTACACTGTGGCAGTCATTCCGTCAGGCGATTCCCAGGGAGTTTCTTGTGTTGCGCAGTCATGCCGCCGGATCGCTGCGGCCCGCCGACGCCGGTCAGAACGTGACGCTGGCCGGGTGGGTGGCGCGTCGCCGCGACCACGGTGGCGTCATCTTCATCGATCTGCGCGATGCGTCCGGGGTGTCGCAGGTGGTGTTCCGCGAGGGGGCGGTGCTCGAGGCGGCCCACCGGTTGCGCGCGGAGTTCTGCGTGGCCGTCGAGGGCGTCGTCGAGGTGCGCCCCGAGGGCAACGAGAACCCCGAGATCCCGACCGGCGGCATCGAGGTGAACGCCACCTCGCTCACGGTGCTCGGCGAGTGCGCGCCGCTGCCCTTCCAGCTCGACGACGAGGCCGGTGAGGAAGCCCGGCTGAAGTACCGCTACCTCGACCTGCGGCGCGAGGGTCCGGGCAACGCCATCCGGCTGCGGTCGAAGGTCAACGCCGCCGCCCGCGAGGTGTTGGCTCGCCACGACTTCGTCGAGATCGAGACCCCGACGATGACGCGGTCCACCCCAGAGGGTGCGCGCGACTTCCTGGTGCCCGCACGCCTGCAGCCCGGATCGTTCTACGCGCTGCCGCAGAGCCCGCAGCTGTTCAAGCAGCTGCTCATGGTCGCGGGCATGGAGCGGTACTACCAGATCGCCCGCTGCTACCGCGACGAGGACTTCCGCGCCGACCGCCAGCCGGAGTTCACCCAGCTCGACATGGAGATGAGCTTCGTCGAAGCCGACGACGTGATCGCCGTGTCCGAGGAGGTGCTGCGGGCGGTGTGGGCCACGATCGGTTACGACCTGCCGACCCCGCTGCCGCGGATCACCTACGCCGAGGCCATGCGCCGGTTCGGTTCGGACAAGCCGGATCTGCGCTTCGGTCTCGAGCTCGTCGAGTGCAAGCAGTTCTTCGCCGACACCACGTTCCGGGTCTTCCAGGCCCCTTACGTCGGTGCGGTCGTCATGCCCGGCGGCGCCTCGCAGCCGCGGCGCACCCTCGATGGCTGGCAGGAGTGGGCCAAGCAGCGCGGCGCGAAGGGGCTGGCCTACGTCCTGGTGGGCGACGACGGCACGCTGGGCGGCCCCGTCGCCAAGAACCTCACCGACGCCGAACGCGACGGCCTGGCAGCCCACGTCGGCGCGAAGCCGGGGGACTGCATCTTCTTCGCGGCCGGACCCCCGAAGTCGTCGCGGGCGCTGCTCGGTGCGGCGCGCATCGAGATCGCCAAACGCCTCGACATGATCGACCCCGACGCGTGGGCGTTCACCTGGGTGGTGGACTGGCCGCTGTTCGAGTCCGCCGAGGAGGCGACGGCGTCGGGCGACGTGGCGGTCGGCTCCGGATCGTGGACGGCGGTGCATCACGCGTTCACCGCGCCGCAGCCGCAGTCCGAGCAGACGTTCGACACGGACCCGGGCAGCGCGCTGGCCGACGCCTACGACATCGTGTGCAACGGCAACGAGATCGGCGGCGGGTCGATCCGTATCCATCGCCGTGACGTGCAGGAGCGGGTGTTCGCGATGATGGGCATCGACCACGACGAAGCCCAGGAGAAGTTCGGATTCCTGTTGGATGCCTTCACCTTCGGGGCTCCTCCGCACGGCGGTATCGCGTTCGGGTGGGACCGCATCACCGCATTACTGGCGGGGATGGATTCGATCCGCGAGGTGATCGCGTTCCCGAAGTCCGGTGGCGGCGCCGACCCGCTCACCGGTGCGCCCGCACCGATCACCGCCCAGCAGCGCCGGGAATCGGGAATAGATGCCAAGCCGAAGAAGTCGGAACAGTCATGACCGACATGGACAAGGACAAGCTCGTGACTGACGTCGACTCGCTCAACGACTTCAACAAGGCGATCGTCGAGGAGTTCCGGGCCAACGGCGGCAAGGTCGGCGGCCCCTTCGAAGGCGGCACGCTGCTGCTGTTGCACACCGTCGGCGCCAAGAGCGGTAAGCCCCGCCTGTCGCCGCTGGCGTACCTGACCCTCGACGGCAAGATGCTGATCGTCGGCTCCTACGCCGGTGCGCCGAAGGATCCGGCGTGGGTGCACAATCTGCGCGCCCTGCCGCGGGCCCACGTGGAGGTGGGCACCGAGTCCTACGACGTCGACGTCCGCGAGTTGCCACCTGAGGAGCGCGACGCCACCTACCCGAAGGTCATCGAACTGGCGCCGGTGTTCGCCGACTACCAAGCCAAGACCGACCGGGCGATCCCGGTCTTCGAACTCATCCGCGTCTGAAGGGACCGTTGAGTCTGCGCCTACGGCGCAAAGTTGCGAGAGGCGTACTCCCTGAGCGCAGAGTCAGTATCGCGCTTCCCCCTTCACTATATGGCGGGACCGGGGGCTTGCGGCAAGGCCCCTGACCTGCTGCACAATCTCACCTCCAGCTACTACGGACGGGGTTGTGATGACGAAACCTTTCGAGGTCCACGAGTCCGGCGGGTACCTGCACGGCACCAAGGCCGACCTCGCGGTGGGTGATCTGCTGGTGCCGGGGCGCCCGTCGAATTTCGAGGAGGGGCGGGTCTCCAACCACGTCTACGTGACGCAGACGCTCGACGCCGCGGTGTGGGGTGCGGAAATGGCGAAAGGCGAAGGCCCGGGCCGCATTTACCTCGTGGAGCCGCAGGGCGAGCTCGAGGACGATCCGAACGTGACGGACAAGAAGCTGCCCGGCAACCCGACCCGCTCCTACCGCACCCGCGAGCCCGTGAAGGTGATCGGCGAGATCAGCGACTGGGTGGGCCATCCGCCCGAACAGATCCAGGCCATGCGGGACGGATTGGCCGACCTGGCACGCCGAGGGCTCGCGGTCATCTACGACTGAGTGCGAATCGGGTGTAGTTGGTTGCGCTGAGCGCAACCAACTACACCGAAATCGCTACAGCCGTTCGATGATCGTCGCGTTGGCCATACCGCCCGCCTCGCACATCGTCTGAAGCCCGTAGCGGCCGCCGCGCTGTTCGAGCGCGTTGACGAGCGTCGTCATGATCCGCACACCGCTGGCACCCAGCGGGTGGCCGATGGCGATCGCGCCGCCGTTGACGTTGGTCCTGGCGAGGATCGCTTCCGGCCGTCCGTCGGCCACGTCGGCGGCCCAGGCCAACACGACCGGTGCGAAGGCCTCGTTGACCTCGAACAGGTCGATGTCGGACAGGCTCAGACCCGCTCTGCTCAGCACCTTCTGGGTCGCCGGGATCACTCCGGTGAGCATGTAGAGCGGATCGGAGCCGACGGCGGTCGCGGTGTGGATGCGCGCCAGGGGGCGCAGGCCCAACCGCTGCGCGACCTCGCTGGTGGTGATCAGCACCGCGGCGCTGCCGTCGGACAGCGGTGAGGAGTTGCCCGCGGTGATCTCCCAGCCGATCTGGGGAAACCGCTCCTCGTAGGCGGGATGGTAGAACGCCGGCTTGAGCCCGGCCAGCGTCTCGACCGTGGTGCCGGGGCGGATGATCTCGTCGGTGGCCAGCCCGCCGATGGGGGCCAGTTCGGCCTCGAACAGGCCGGCTTTGGTGGCGGCCGCCGCCTTCTCGTGGCTGGCCGCGGAGAACTCGTCGAGTGCGGTCCGCGACAGCCCCCACTTCGCGGCGATCAGCTCCGCCGAGATGCCCTGCGGCACAAGCCCGTCGGGGTAGCGCCGGGCGAAGTCGTCGCCGAACGGGTTGCTGCCGCGCAGCACCGACGATCCCATCGGTACCCGGCTCATCGACTCGACGCCCGCGGCGATGACGATGTCGTACGCGCCGGAGACCACGCCCTGGGCGGCGAAGCTGATGGCCTGCTGGCTGCTGCCGCACTGGCGGTCGACGGTCGTGCCGGGAACCGACTCCGGGAAACCCGCGCCCAGCAGCGCGTTGCGCGCGATGTTCACGGCCTGGTCGCCGACCTGGGTGACGGCACCGGCGATGACGTCGTCCACGAGTGCCGGGTCGATGCCGGTGCGGGTGACCAGTTCGCGCAGGCTGTGGGCGAGCAGATCGGCAGGCAGGACCTCGTGCAGCGCCCCGCTCGGCTTGCCCTTGCCGATCGGTGTCCGGACCGCCCCGACGATGACGGCGTCGCGCCCGG is a window from the Mycolicibacterium litorale genome containing:
- a CDS encoding carboxylesterase/lipase family protein — its product is MSAVADVQTVAHTTLGRLRGTTEGGVGVWRGVPYARQPLGDLRFTAPQPAESWSGVRDALEHGPIPPQGRSFVGGGRDDPKNRDEACLTVTVWSPDTTGPLPVMVWIPGGAFVYGAGHFQLYNGSRLAANGNVVVVNVTYRIGVFGGLDLSALGDGFDDNLALRDQLAALRWVRENIAAFGGDPDRVTVFGESAGATSVLALLACPDAEGLFARAIAQSPALPLIADRDTRAHRAKRFLQLLGADVDQVKTAPQRSLRRAAGHLQLESVAETPTLAYGLTHGVALLPEHPIAAARAGTVHRGPLIVGTNSHEASMFAWGKPPMLPTTSAGAESWFRRCAPQARERILRAYPGHPRRQALVALGSDVMFGAPTWAFAEAYSAHAPTYVYRFDHTAMPLRALGLGATHGSEIVHIHHSYTSYLGRKLHPLGRRLLPSVGRRMQRTWLDFATRGWEPGQSWRDDWPRYDAVRRRTRVIRSMRDDSVDDPDAQRRQAWSGIY
- a CDS encoding DUF885 domain-containing protein, whose product is MVRQPTAVDAVAERYLDTLAELDPCAATELGISGGDRNYDEDITDYSPDAVAARAEAARSALKELGAVVAVDETDAVTVAAMRERLGVQIEIHDAGLDIGELNVIASPLQTMRDVFDLMATDTVDDWAVIDRRLSTLPDRVPGYAEALRTTVAEGRPPAIRQVQRGIEQAGQIAELFVDMVAGAVPDVPALQADLDRHAAAAAAAYHELGRVLGEDIAPRARERDAFGRDAYRLMSRSFLGTAVDLDETYEWGLEHLNAIVSEQETVAERLYPGAGVAETIRRLDGEPRYQVHGTDALQAWMQDLSDRVVDALADTHFDIAPALRTLECRIAPTHTGGIYYTGPSEDLTRPGRMWWSVPSGKDTFHTWQETTTVFHEGVPGHHLQIGRAVVLADRLNRWRRLGCWVSGHGEGWALYAERLMAELGWLDDDGARMGMLDAQGFRAARVAIDIGVHCELTAPDGGTWNAERAWDFLRQHCAQSEKTLRFELDRYLGWPGQAPSYAVGQRIWQQLRETMLSRSVPLKEFHSRALDLGGLPLDVLRSALVGELS
- a CDS encoding nitroreductase family deazaflavin-dependent oxidoreductase, which codes for MTDMDKDKLVTDVDSLNDFNKAIVEEFRANGGKVGGPFEGGTLLLLHTVGAKSGKPRLSPLAYLTLDGKMLIVGSYAGAPKDPAWVHNLRALPRAHVEVGTESYDVDVRELPPEERDATYPKVIELAPVFADYQAKTDRAIPVFELIRV
- a CDS encoding thiolase family protein, with product MSGFTGRDAVIVGAVRTPIGKGKPSGALHEVLPADLLAHSLRELVTRTGIDPALVDDVIAGAVTQVGDQAVNIARNALLGAGFPESVPGTTVDRQCGSSQQAISFAAQGVVSGAYDIVIAAGVESMSRVPMGSSVLRGSNPFGDDFARRYPDGLVPQGISAELIAAKWGLSRTALDEFSAASHEKAAAATKAGLFEAELAPIGGLATDEIIRPGTTVETLAGLKPAFYHPAYEERFPQIGWEITAGNSSPLSDGSAAVLITTSEVAQRLGLRPLARIHTATAVGSDPLYMLTGVIPATQKVLSRAGLSLSDIDLFEVNEAFAPVVLAWAADVADGRPEAILARTNVNGGAIAIGHPLGASGVRIMTTLVNALEQRGGRYGLQTMCEAGGMANATIIERL
- a CDS encoding oxidoreductase, which translates into the protein MAARIALVGPGAIGATMAALLREAGRPVLLCGRTARPALQVRPEDRDPIVVPGPVHTDPAVVDGPVDIVLLAVKDTQNEAAAPWLSRLCDEHTVVCALQNGVEQVERVGRFCPGVTVVPAAVWVSSETDPEGFVRIRTGARLVLPDTDAAHRLAEALRTPHLTIDCDPDFVTAAWHKLLLNAVVGLMVLTGRRSGMFRRDDIAALGRRYLAECLAVARADGASLGDDIVDGVIGMLAAGPPDITTSMLTDRQAGRALEWDIRNGVIARKGAAYGIPTPVSDIVVPLLAAAGEGPG
- the arr gene encoding NAD(+)--rifampin ADP-ribosyltransferase; translated protein: MTKPFEVHESGGYLHGTKADLAVGDLLVPGRPSNFEEGRVSNHVYVTQTLDAAVWGAEMAKGEGPGRIYLVEPQGELEDDPNVTDKKLPGNPTRSYRTREPVKVIGEISDWVGHPPEQIQAMRDGLADLARRGLAVIYD
- a CDS encoding SRPBCC family protein, translated to MAMHACERVDLSFVDSAPYRFVSTVDLGITPEQVFEVLADAESWPHWATVITKVTWTGPEPRGVGTTRTVHMRGGIVGDEEFLAWEPFRHMAFRFNQASTGSIAAFAEDYRVVETPGGCHLTWVMAMKPNGVAARLGMSLGRPVMGWLFQRFLHNLRRYTDERFGR
- the aspS gene encoding aspartate--tRNA ligase; translated protein: MLRSHAAGSLRPADAGQNVTLAGWVARRRDHGGVIFIDLRDASGVSQVVFREGAVLEAAHRLRAEFCVAVEGVVEVRPEGNENPEIPTGGIEVNATSLTVLGECAPLPFQLDDEAGEEARLKYRYLDLRREGPGNAIRLRSKVNAAAREVLARHDFVEIETPTMTRSTPEGARDFLVPARLQPGSFYALPQSPQLFKQLLMVAGMERYYQIARCYRDEDFRADRQPEFTQLDMEMSFVEADDVIAVSEEVLRAVWATIGYDLPTPLPRITYAEAMRRFGSDKPDLRFGLELVECKQFFADTTFRVFQAPYVGAVVMPGGASQPRRTLDGWQEWAKQRGAKGLAYVLVGDDGTLGGPVAKNLTDAERDGLAAHVGAKPGDCIFFAAGPPKSSRALLGAARIEIAKRLDMIDPDAWAFTWVVDWPLFESAEEATASGDVAVGSGSWTAVHHAFTAPQPQSEQTFDTDPGSALADAYDIVCNGNEIGGGSIRIHRRDVQERVFAMMGIDHDEAQEKFGFLLDAFTFGAPPHGGIAFGWDRITALLAGMDSIREVIAFPKSGGGADPLTGAPAPITAQQRRESGIDAKPKKSEQS
- a CDS encoding neutral zinc metallopeptidase: MTFNEGMQIDTSTTSSSGGGRGGGRGIAVGGGVGGLLIVVIALFLGVDPGTVLPQQQQIGTEGVETPGFDLSQCKTGADANEFVQCRVVATGNSLDTVWSQLKPDYTRPQVEIFRGSVNTGCGPATSEVGPFYCPADQTAYFDTDFFDVLRDQFGSSGGPFAQEYVVAHEFGHHVQDLQGTLARAQQDPEGATGGGVRTELQADCYAGVWAHYAAVTKQESTGVPFLEPLTDKDIADALSAASAVGDDRIQEAATGRVNPESWTHGSSEQRQKWFTVGYQTGDPTKCDTFATDDLG